Below is a genomic region from Pseudomonas sp. JQ170C.
GAGTGGCGACGCTTTGCGGCCTTGGAAGGGGTGTCGCAGCGGGTACTCGAAGGCCTGCGCGCCGCCGGCCTGGAAAAGGCCTTGCGCTGCACCAGCGAACCCTCGTTGCGGCAGGTGAGCTGGAACGGCGAAAGCGCAGCGCGCAATCATGAGTTCCTGCTCGACCGACCCACATTCGATCAAGGGCTGCGCGATGACCTGCACGCCGCCGGCGTCGCGCTGATCGAGGCGCGGGTGCTGGCGGTCCACCGTGACGCTGAACGCTCCTGGGTGGCGCTTGAAGGGGCCCCTGAGCTCACCGCTGACTTTATCGTCGAGGCCCGGGGCCGGCAGGCGCCGTTACGTGACGGTGCGACGCCCGGCAAGGCCTGGCGCGGCCCTGAAACCCTCAGCCTGCTCAATCGCTGGCAAGGCCCGCCCGGGCCTGCCGGCAGTGCCGTGGAGAGCCTGGCCGATGGGTGGGTGTGGATGGCCCGTCAGGCCGATGGGCGCTGTTACTGGCAGATGACCCTGGACGTGGCCAGCAGCGTCTTGCCCGATAAAACCGGGTTGATCGACTACTGCCGGGGGCGGCGTCAGCAGTCCGAACTGGCCCGGCGTTTTTTTGCCAGTGACCAGGAACACGACCTGCAACTGCACGCGCGCAGCAGCACGGCCATCCTCTCACGGCACAGCTGCGGCGATGGCTGGATCAGGGTGGGGGATGCGGCGATGGCGGTCGATCCGTTGTCGGGCAACGGGATTTTCCAGTCGCTGTCGTCGGCGCTGCAGGCGCCTGCGGTGATCAACACCGTGCTCGGCCTGCCGGAGCGTACGGCGCTGGCACAGCAGTTTCATCAGCAGAGGGTCGAGCAGTTGTTCTGGCGCTTTGCACGCATCGGTCGCGACTTCTACGCCCAGGAACAGCGCTGGACCGAGCAGCCGTTCTGGCAGGCCCGCAGTACCTGGCCGGATGCCCAGCCGCTGCACCCGGCCCCGGATTTCGCTGCCCTGCAAGTGCAGTGGGCACCGGTGCTGCGCGACGGCCTGGTAGACCGCGCGCAAGTGGTGACCAGCCCCGACCAGCCCCTGGGCATCTGGCATTTGCAGGGTATCGAGCTGGCGCCGCTGGTGAGCCGGCTGCGCCATGAACCGGCGCAGCAGGTGCTGGCAGACCTGGCGCCCGAGCAGGCGCTGCACGTGCGGCGCTGGTTGCTCAGCCAGGGCTACCGGCCTTGAGCCTCAGAGCTTGATCAGCACCGATTTGAGCTCGGTGTAGTGCTCGATGGCCGCCGCGCCCATCTCCCGTCCGACCCCCGACATCTTGTAGCCGCCAAAGGGCAAGGCCGGGTCCAGGGCGCTGTGGCAGTTGACCCACACCGAACCTGAGCGGATGCGGGGAATCATGCGGTGTACCGCCGCCAGATTGTTGGACCAGATGCTCGCCCCCAGGCCGTAGGGGCTGTCGTTGGCCATGCGCAGTGCATCGGCTTCGTCATCGAAGGGGATGGCCACCAGCACCGGCCCGAAGATCTCTTCCTGCACCAGTGGATGGCGCTGATCGACATCGACAATCACGGTCGGCTTGACGAAGTAACCGGGGCCGAACTGCTCGCCACCGCAGGCGATGGTCGCGCCGCTGTTGCGCCCTTGCTCGATGTAGTCGTACACGCGCTTTTGCTGGCGTGCGGAAATCAGCGGGCCCATCTCGACGCTGGGGTCCAGGCCGTTGCCCAGCTTCATGGCGTTGGCGATACCGGCAATATCGGCGACCACATTGTCAAAGTGCTTGCGCTGCACATAGAGCCGCGAGCCTGCGCAGCACACCTGGCCCTGGTTGAAGAAGATCGCGCTGGCGGCGCCGGCCGCGGCGGTGGCGAGGTCGGCATCGGCCATGACGATGGTCGGCGATTTGCCGCCCAGTTCCAGGGTGACCCGGGTCATGGAGTCCATGGCGATCTTGCCGATGGTCTGGCCCACGGCGGTGGAGCCGGTGAAGGTCAGTTTGTCGACCTGGGGGTTGCGGGTCAGGGCGTCGCCGGCAACCAGGCCGGTGCCGGTAACCACGTTGAACACGCCGGTGGGGTAGCCGGCTTCGAGTACCAGTTCGGCCAGTTTCAGGGCGCTGAGCGGGGTTTCGTCGGCAGGCTTGAGGACCACGGTGCAGCCGGTGGCCAGGGCCGGGCCGAGTTTCCAGCAGGCCAGCAGCAAGGGGAAGTTCCAGGCGACGATGGCGCCGACCACGCCAACCGCCTCGCGGCGTACAAAGCTGTGGAACTGGTCCTGGGGCATCAGCGGCATGGACACCTCGACGGTGCTGCCCTCGATCTTGGTGGCCCAGCCGGCCATGTAGCGCAGGAAGTCGATGGCCAGTTGCACGTCCATGGCGCGGGCGACGACGGCGCTCTTGCCGTTGTTCAGGCATTCGAGCTGGGCGAGGATTTCGCCGTCGCGTTCAAGCAGGTCGGCCAGGCGCCACAGCAGGTTCTGGCGCTCACGGGGGCGGGTGCGGCTCCAGGCCGAGTCGTCGAAGGCCAGGCGTGCGGCCTGGACGGCGCGGTCGACATCGGCCGGCGTCGCTGCCGGGACCTGGCAGAGGGGTTCGCCGTTGGCCGGGTTGCGCAGGGTGAGGGTCGCGCCATCGCTGGCGGGAACCCAGTCGGCGCCGATGAGCATGCTGGGGACGCGCTGGAGGAAGGCGTCGACGGCGGGGAGCAGGGTGGCAGGGGCGGACATGGCAAACCTCGTTGTTGTTGAGAGATGCGCAGTGTTCGCAACGCTTGTGCCAATGTCGGCAGGGCCCGGTTTAGCGAGGGTGGAGGGGATTTGAGGGGAGATGGGTGTCTCAGCCTGAGACAGTCGTGAGACGGGGATGCATCGCGGGGCAGGCCCGCGCCTGCGGTAGGCGCGGGCTTGCCCCGCGATGCATTCTCAATGTGTTACAGCTGTCGCGAAATTAAACGCTTCGGGTGCGCCTGCACGGCGGCAAACCCCATGAAATCCAGCGTTTCAGCTCTTGGCACACATTATGTATTGGTCACTCTGGCCAAAGACCAATAAGAACAATGTCCCGTGGGAGGTCAGTGATTGATGAACAAAAGACTCAGGTTCGCCAGTGCCGGTGGCCTGCTGGCGCTGGTTGCAGGCCTGGCCTTGCAGCCACAGCTCAGCCAGGCACGCGAAGCCCAGGCGATTCTCAAGGAAACCTGCCAGGGCTGTCATTTGCCCGAAGGTGACAATGCCTTGAGCCGTATCAGCCATCAGCGCAAGACGCCCGAAGGCTGGCTGATGAGTATCGCGCGGATGCAGACGATGCATCAGTTGCAGATCAGCGACGAAGACCGCCGCACGCTGGTCAAGTACCTGGCCGATACCCAGGGCCTGGCTCCGAGCGAAACCGAGGGGGTGCGCTATGCCCTGGAGCGGCGCCTGAACACGGTCGAGCAGTTCGACGATCAGACCAAGCAGATGTGCGGCCGCTGCCACTCCGGCGCGCGGGTTGCCTTGCAGCGTCGGCCGGCCCAGGAGTGGGAGCGCCTGGTGAACTTCCACCTGGGGCAATGGCCATCGCTGGAATACCAGGCACTGTCGCGTGACCGCGACTGGTTTGACCTGGCCCGCAAGGAGATGGTGCCGCTGCTGGCCAGCCGTTACCCGCTGGACAACCCGGCCTGGCGCAAGTGGCAGAAATCCATGCCCAAGGCCCAGGCCCTGGCGGGTGACTGGAGCTTCACCGGCCACTTGCCAGGCAAGGGCGAGCTGGCCGGGGTGATGGGCGTCAAGGCGCAGCCCAATGACCAGTTCGCTGTGTCCATCGACGGCCAGTACGCCGACGGCACACCGTTCAAGGGCCAGGGCAGTGCAGTGCTTTACAGCGGCTATGAATGGCGCGCCAGCGTGACCGTGGACGGCGTCACGATGCGTCAGGTGTTCGCGGTCAAAAACGGTGAAATGAAAGGCCGGATGTTCGACAAGGCCCATGACGAACGCGGCCTGGATTTTGTCGCCGCGCGGCAAGACCAGCCACGTCTGCTGGCGGTACAGCCGGGCTACCTCAAGGCCGGCAGCGAGGCGCAGATCAGCCTGATCGGCAGCGGCCTGGCCGGTACGCCGGACTTCGGGCCGGGTGTCGAGGTGCTGCAGGTGCTGGAGCAGACGCCGCAACGCATCAAGGTACGGGTGAAGGCCGCCGGCAATGCCACTGCGGGGGTGCAGCCGGTGAGTGTCGGCAAGCTCAATGGCGGTGAGCTGGCGGTCTATCGGGATATCGCCGAGGTCAAGGTGGTGCCGGCGTTCTCGGTGGCGCGCATCGGTGACGGCGGCGGTTCCACGCCCAAGGTCCAGGGGCGTTTCGATGCCGAAGCCTGGGGCAAGGGCGCCGACGGCAAGCCTTATCGCATCGGCCTGTTCCCGGCCACCTGGAGCGTCGAGCCGTTCGATGAGCGGGCCCGCGAGGACGAAGACGTCAAGTTCGCCGGCACCATGCAGGCCGACAGCGGCGTCTTCACCCCGGGTGATGCCGGGCCGAACCCGGCACGCAAGATGTCGACCAACAACGCCGGCAACCTCAAGGTCATTGCGGCCGTGAACGATGACGGCAAGGCCCATACCGGCGAAGGCCAGATGATCGTGACCGTGCAGCGCTGGAACAACCCGCCCATCCCGTAAGGGGGGCGGTTTGACCAGGCCATGAGCGAGAATTCGAGGAGGTTGCGATGGGCGTTATCCTGAATCTGGTTGAGCGAAACCTGCATGAAGTGCAGGTCGATGCAGCCCGTATGTTGTTCCACATTCCCAGCAGCTCGCTGTTTGCCAGCGATGACCTGACCGGGGAAATCATCGATGCCTTGCGCCGCGAGGGCTGCTCCAGTGAAGACCTGGTGCAGCGCCTGGGCGCGCGCTTCGATGGCTCGCAAGTCAATGAAACCCTGCGTGAGCTGATCGCCCTGGAGCTGGTCAGCGACGGCTCGCCCCTGAGCCCCGAGGTGGCGCTCAAGCGGGTCGAGCGGACCGCGCTCAATACCGTGGTGCTCAACGTCAACACCGGCTGCAATCTCAGTTGCACCTACTGCTACAAGGAAGACCTGGACAAGCCGTCTGCCGGCAAGCGCATGGAGGCCGAGACCGCCGTGGCGTCGGTGGAGATGCTGCTCAAGGAGTCGCCGGACGAGTCGGTGTACACCGTGGTGTTCTTCGGCGGTGAGCCGCTGAGCAACCGCAAGCTGATCGAGTACATGGTCGATTACTGCGAGCAGCGCTTCGGTGAGCTTGGCAAGCGCGTGGAGTTTGTCATGACCACCAACGCCACCCTGCTCACCGAGGAGATCGTCGACTACCTCAACGCCCACCGCTTCGGTTTGTCGGTGAGCATCGACGGGCCCAAGACCGTCCACGACCGCAACCGCATTACCGTGGGTGGGCAGGGCACGTATGACGTGGTGCGGCGCAAGGCCGACATGCTGCTGTCACGCTACGACAGCCGCCCGGTGGGGGCGCGCGTGACCCTGACCCGTGGCGTGACCGATGTCGAGACCATCTGGGATCACCTGTTCAATGAAATGGGTTTTGCCGAGGTCGGTTTTGCCCCGGTCACCAGCGGCGACATCAGCACCTACAACCTCAGCGCCGAGGAACTGATCGAGGTGTTCGCCAACATGAAGGTGCTGGGCAGGCGCTACCTGGAGGCAGCGCTGGAGCATCGCAACATCGGCTTTTCCAACCTGCACCAGTTGATCACCGACATTCACGAAGGGCACAAGAAAGCCCTGCCGTGTGGTGCCGGGCTGAAGATGCTGGCGGTCGACCACAAGGGCGAGCTGAACCTTTGCCATCGTTTCACCGGCTCGCAATTGCCGACCTTCGGCAACGTCCACAGTGGCGTCAAGCAGGTGGAGCTCAACGACTTTCTCTCCCAGCGCCTGGACCGCACCAATACCGGCTGCGACAGCTGCCGTATCCGCAACCTGTGCTCCGGTGGCTGCTACCACGAGAGTTATGCCCGCTATGGCGACCCGGCCCACCCGACCTACCACTACTGCGAACTGATGCGTGACTGGGTGGACTTCGGCATCGAGGTCTACAGCCGGATCATGGCCGTCAACCCGGCGTTCATCAGCCGCTACATCACACCGCGCAAGGTTCACTGACATGAAGCATCTCAAGCCGATCAACAACAAAGCACTCAAGCTCGAACAGGCTGCCGACGAGAACCGCATCGAAGAAGTGTTGGCGATGAACTCTGTGGCAGGTTGCGCCTCGACCACCGACCCGGGCTGGGAAATCGATGCCTTTGGTGGCGTCTCGTCCTTGTGCCAGCCCATGGAGGCTGACCTGTATGGCTGCTCCGACCCTTGCTGGTGGCCGGCCCAGGTGCCGGACATGATGAGCACCTACCCGGACTGGAACAAGGATGCCCAGGCGTCCAACGACAACTGGCGCAACCTGGGCACCGTATTCCCGGACGACAAATGAGCCCCGAGCCGAACAAGAGGGATATTCGCATGCTTCAGATTGCAACCCGCGGCCTGGCCGCCCTGGCCCTGTGTGCCGCCAGTTCCGGTGTAGCCCTTGCCGACGCCGGCAAGGCCCTGAATCCGGGCCAGGAGTACCTGGTCGCCGTCAACTACCCCAACAACCTGCACGTCCTGGACCTGGCCAGCGACAGCCTGTACAAGACCTGCCAGATGCCCGACGCCTTCGGCCCGGGCACCGTGCAGCTGTCGCCGGACCGGCGTATCGCCTATGTGCTGAACAACCACTACGCCGATATCTATGGCGTCGAGCTGGACAGCTGCAAGCAGGTGTTTCATGCCAGCATCACCCAGCTCCCGGGCGAGAAGGCACGCTCGATGTTCTCCTTCACCGTCAGCCATGACGGCAAGGAGATCTACACCGTCGCCAACCCGACGCGCATGCTCAATGACCACTACGAGGTGCAACAGCCGCGCCTGGATGTGTATGCCAGCAATGCCGGGCTCGATGCCAAACCGGTGCGCAGCTTCCCTGCACCGCGCCAACTGACCATCATGCAGAGCGGCAATGACGGCACGCTCTATGTGGCAGGCCCGGACATCTACAAGGTGGATGTGAAGACCGGCAAGTTCGATGTGCTGGTGCCCAGCCGTCATTGGCAGCGGCCGTTGTACAGCGCCCCGGATGTGCTCTACATCTGGAACCAGCAGACCTACCGCAACGACTTTTCGCTGCTGTACACCACGGCGAAATTCAAGGATGAAAAACGTGATCCGGCCACGGCGGAAAACCTCTACGGCTTCTTCTCGATCGACCTGGCCACCGGCAAGGCACAGACCGTCGACTTCGGCCCGCTGACCGAAATCTACTTCAGCGGCATGCGCTCGCCCACCGACCCGAACCTGGTCTATGGCGTGCTCAATCGCCTGGCCAAGTACGACATCAAGGAGAAAAAGCTGCTCAAGTCGGCGGCGCTCGACCACAGCTACTACTGCATCGCCTTCAACAAGGCCGGCACCAAGATCTACCTCGCCGGCACCTACAACGAAGTGGCGATTTTCGATGCCGACAGCCTGGAACCCATCGGCAAGGTCAAGCTGCCGGGCGGTGACATGGCCATCACCACGGCGCAGATCTTCACCCGCTGAGTGTCACCCTGCGCCGCTGCCTTGCCTGGGGCAGCGGCGCTTTACTATCCACCGGGGTTGAACGAAGATGGCGCAACGCCATCAGCCGCCGTACCACGCCCCCGCTGTCATCCACCTATGACACCGCTCTGGCTCAAGCTATTGCCCTGTGCGGCCGATACTGTGCGAGTACGACGAATTTTCGTCCCGCGAAGCCAGCCCAGGGTTGCACAGGTCTGCGCATCGTTTTTCTATTTGCCATGTCAGGTCTCATGGATGCAGGTCTACAGCAACAAGAGCTTTCTGATCGTCGATGACTATTCCGATTTCCGCAGCTCGGCCCGTTCGATGCTGCGCGAGTTGGGTGTGCGCGATGTCGACACCGCCGACAGTGGCGAACAGGCCCTGCGCATGTGCGGGCAGAAGCGCTACGACTTCATCCTCCAGGACTTCCACCTGGGCGACGGCAAGAAGAACGGCCAGCAGGTGCTCGAAGACCTGATCCTCGACAAGCTGATCAGCCATGAGTGTGTATTTCTCATGGTCACCGCCGAAAGCAGCCAGGCCATTGTGCTCAGTGCCCTCGAGCATGAGCCCGATGCCTACCTGACCAAACCGTTCAACCGAATCGGCCTGGCCCAGCGCCTGGAAAAACTGGTGCAGCGCAAGACCCTGCTCAAGCCCATTCTCCAGGCCCTGGATCGCGGTCGTCCGGCCGAAGTGCTGGCGGCCTGTGCCGCGCTGTGCAAACGCGACCCGCGCTTTGCGCCGCTGTGCCTGCGCTATCGCGCCGACGCCTTGCGGGACTTGAACCGCTTTGAAGAGCTGGGCAAGTTTCTCAAGGCCATCATCGCCAGCCGCGCCACGCCCTGGGCCTATGCGGCGCTGGGCAACATGCTGTTCAAACGCAACCAGATGGCCCAGGCCCAGGGTGTGTACGAGCAGGCGCTCAAGGCCTTCCCGATGATGCCCGGGCTCTACGACGGCCTGGCCGATGTGCTGATGGCGCTGGGTGAAAACAAGCGCGCCCAGAGCGTGCTGGAGGAGGCGGTGCGCCTTTCGCCGCTGGCAGTACGCCGGCAGATGATGCTGGGCAAGCTGGCCATGGCCAACCAGGACTTCGAGGCGTCCGCCAAGGCCTATCGGCATGCCGTGAGCCAGGGCAAGACCTCGCGCTACAAAGACCCGGAAAGCAACCTGGGCCTGGTCCAGGCCCTGATGAGCAAGAATGCCGGCAATGGCCTGGATGCCCGCACCCGGGTCGAGATCAATACCGTGCTCAGTGACGTGGCCAAGGAAAACGTCGAGGACCAGGGCCTGCAGGTACGCGCCCGGCTGATGAAAGCCGCCAGCCTGCAGCAGGCCGGCGATGCCGAAACCGCGGCCAAGCTGACCGAGCAGGCCTTGTTGCGGCTGGACAAGATGGAGCAGTTTTTCTCGGTGGACGCAGCCCTGGTGGTGGCGGCGCAGTTGCAGAAACTCGACCAGCATGGGGCGAGTATCAACATCCTCAAGAGCTGCGTGGAAACCTACGGCGATGACCCCAAGGTGATGCAGAGCGTATCGCAACTGACCGACGACCCCACGGTGCTCAACGCGATCACCGAAGCCGTCGACGTCAACCGCAAAGGCGTGCGCAGCTACCAGGCCGGGCAGCTCGACGAGGCGCTGGGCATGTTCCGTCGCGCCCTGACGCTGCAGCCGAAAAACATCAGCATCGCCCTGAACACCGCCCAGGCGCTGATGCGCATGGGCGGCGAAACGCCCGGTCCGGATGTCATGCAAGAGTGCCGCGCCTGCCTGACCTGCGTGGCGGGCATTCCATCGAGTGACAGCCGCTATGACCGTTACCGCAAACTGCATATCCGAGCGTTTGGCGCATGAACCAGAACGATCAGGGGCTGGATTTTTCCACGGTGATCGCCTCCACCGTACACGACATGAAAAACTCCCTGGCAGCGCTCACCCAGGCCCATAGCCAATGGCTGTCGCGCCTGCCCGAAGGGCTGCGCGAGGGCAGCGAGCAAGGCGTGATGGAACACGAGTTCACCCACCTCAACGGCATGCTGGTGCAACTGCTGGGCCTGTACAAACTGGGTGTCAACCAACTGCCCATGTGCCCGGACTACCATGAGCTGGACGACTTTATCGAGGCCCAGCTGGCCGCCCAGCAGAACCTGCTGCAGCACCGCGACATTCTCGCCACCTGGCGCATCGACACCGCCAGCCCCCTGGGCTTTTTCGACCGCGAGCTGGTCGGCTCGGTGATCGCCAACATTCTCAACAATGCCATTCGTCATGCCGGTCATGCCCTGTTGATTACCGTCAGCGACGAAGGTGAGCAACTGGTGCTGAGCATCAACGACGACGGCCCGGGCTTTTCCCAGCACATGCTCGAACGGCAGGAAGACTATGCCCAGGGCATCGATGCGCAAAGTGGCAGCACCGGCCTGGGGCTGTACTTTGCCGCGCGCATTGCGGCGCTGCATGAGCGCGACGGAGTGAAGGGACGGATCGAAATTGCCAATGGCGGGGCGCTGGGGGGAGGGGTGTTCAACCTGTACCTGCCGTGAAATGCTGCAGCGGAGGCACCTGGGCTGACCTGGAAACGGTGCGAGATCAAAGAAACGCTATGTAAGGCTCGTTGTGCCTGGGTTTCGTCAGGCTGGGCTGGTCAGAAGGCGAAATTGCGGTTATGAAGGGTGATTGTTTCAGGCATGACTCTCACTTCACTGGATTTCCCATGCACGTTGCACAACCACAACTCATCCGCGAAACCTTCCCCGTCGGCCCTTTGCAGTGCAACTGCACAATCATCGGCGACCCGATCAGCAAAAAGGCCATCGTCGTCGACCCGGGTGGCAACCATGAACAGATCCTTGCCCGCCTGGAGGCCCATGGCCTGAAGCTGGTGAGCATCATCCACACTCACGCGCATCTGGATCACTTCCTGGCCTCGGGCCTGTTGAAGGAGAAGACCGGCGCCACCCTGCACCTGCACAAGGAAGACCAGTTTCTCTGGGACAACCTGGAAATGCAGTGCCAGATGTTCGGCGTGCCCTACACCCCGGTGCCTTCGCCTGACCGCTGGCTGGCCGACGACGAGGAACTGGCCTGTGGCTGTGGCGTGGCCCTGCACACGCCGGGGCACACGCCCGGGTCGATGAGCTTCTGGTTTGCCGATGCCAAGTTGCTGATTGCCGGTGACACGCTGTTCAAGCGCGGAATCGGTCGCACCGATTTGTGGGGTGGCGACCAGGCGACTATCGTTCGGTCGATCAAACAGCGTCTGTATCGCCTCGATGAAGATGCCACGGTGGTGACCGGTCATGGGCCGGATACCCGTCTGGGCGACGAGATGCGCCAGAATCCTTTCGTGCGGGCCTGATTTTTCAGGGAATTTTTCTGATGTTTGCCACTCCAAGGCTGGCACAGATCCGTTAACCGGTCCGCTGCACTTTCGAATTACAGTAGGAGCTTGTCCATGTTCACCATGCGTCGTTTGATTATCGTCGCTACCGCTGCCGCCCTGATGACCGGTTGTGCCAGCCCCAACCCGTACGACAGCCAGGGTCAGGCGCAGCAAGGCTCCACCGGGATGAGCAAAACCGCCAAGTATGGCGGCCTGGGTGCATTGGCCGGCGCCATCGCCGGTGCTGCCATCGACCATAACAACCGTGGCAAGGGTGCGCTGATCGGCGCTGCCGCCGTGGGTGCCGCTGCAGCCGGTTATGGCTACTACGCCGACAAACAGGAAGCGGCGCTGCGCGCGAGCATGGCCAACACCGGCGTCGAAGTTCAGCGCGAGGGTGACCAGATCAAGCTGATCATGCCGGGCAACATCACCTTTGCCACCGACTCGGCAAACATCGCTCCAAGCTTCTACTCGCCGCTGAACAACCTGGCCAACTCCTTCAAGCAGTTCAACCAGAACACCATTGAAGTGGTCGGCTACACCGACAGCACCGGCAGCCGCCAGCACAACATGGACCTGTCCCAGCGTCGCGCCCAGTCGGTCGTGAGCTACCTGACCTCCCAGGGCGTGGATGCCAGCCGTGTGACGGCGCGTGGCCTGGGCCCTGACCAGCCGATCGCCAGCAACGCCGACGCCAACGGCCGCGCGCAGAACCGCCGGGTAGAGGTCAACCTCAAGCCGATTCCGGGCCAGCAGTACCAGTAAATCGCTATGGTGTAAAAAAAACGGTAGGAGCGGGCTTGCCCCGCGATCGCTGTGGTGAAATCACCATCGCATCGCGGGGCAAGCCCGCTCCTACCGTTTTGGTGTGGCGCTTTTAGTGCTTGGTGGTGATCTTCAGCAAGTCAGTGAACACCATGTCCACCGTCTGACCGACCTTGAGGTTTTTCATCCGCTCTTGCAGTTGCGGATCTTCGACCTTCACCACTTTTTGCGGGCCGTCCGGCGGTAGCAGGGTCACTTCGTGGGTCTTGAGGTCAATCTTGGTGATCTTCGAGGTGACTTTCACCTGGCGGAACGCCTCGCCACCGGGGTTGGGGTTGTCTTTGGTGGCACGGATCACGCCGGCCTCCTTGCTCACGCCAGGCTCACCGCCCACCGTGGTGTCCAGCACCGTCGCGACCGAGCGATTGACCTTGATGTTCACCAGATCCCCAACCTTGAGGTTGTGCAAATCCTTGGCGTTCTCGCTCAGCTGGATCGGCACCTGGGAATCATCGGGGCCGGCGACGGTGACGAGGCGCTTGTCCACATCGACAGCCAGAACCTTGGTATCCACGATATTTTCACTGGCGATGCCATTGATCAGGATGTCTTCTGCCTGCACCGTGAAACTGGCTGCAGACAGGAGCGAAGCAAGAGCGATAGCGTGGGTGAAGGTGCGCAGCGGTTTCATAGGCTTACATTCCGTGTGTGGGCTATTGAGAAACTGAAGGTGCGAAATAGCGTGGGGAAGAGCATAGATGCTCAGCGCAGGTTCGGGGGCGGCGGGGCGATTTTCTGTTGATCTGCCTCAAGCCCAGGGGGAAGAAAACCTCCCACCCGAGCCAGAGCTTGCGAGGATCAGGTGCGGGTTTCGTGCTTCAGGCGCTCAAGCAGGGCGTCCTTGTCCTGCCACAGCACGTTGATCCACTGCTGGAACGCCAGGCGATAGGCTTCATCCTGGTCGTAGTTCTTGCCCAGGAACTCGGGTGGAATCGCCACCTCCTCCAACTGCACCACGATGTGCTTCACCCGACCGCACAGCAGGTCCCAGAACCCAGGCGCGCCAGCCGGGTAGTGGATGGTGACGTTGATGATCGACTGCAACTGTTCGCCCATGGCATCGAGCACAAAGGCAATGCCGCCGGCCTTGGGCTTGAGCAGGTGCTGGTAGGGAGATTGCTGCTGGCGATGCTTGGCCGGGGTGAAGCGGGTACCTTCGGCGAAGTTGAAAATGGCCGTGGGTTTGCCACGAAACTTGGCGCATGTACGGCGGGTGGTTTCCAGGTCCTTGCCGGCCTTTTCCGGGTGCTTGGCCAGGTAGGCCTTGGAGTAGCGCTTCATGAATGGAAAGCCCAGGGCCCACCAGGCCAGGCCAATCACCGGCACCCAGATCAGCACTTGCTTCAAGAAGAACTTCAGCGGACGGATGCGGCGGTTGAGCACGTACTGCAGGACCAGGATGTCTACCCAGCTCTGGTGATTGCTGGTGATCAGGTAGCTGTGCTGGTAGTCCAGCCCGGCGAGCCCCTCGACCTGCCAGCGCGCCTTGCCCAGCAAGTTGATCCAGGCATTGTTATTGCTGATCCAGGCCTCGTGGATATGCCTCATCAGTTCGTCGGTCACCCGCTGCGCCGCCGGGAACGGCAGGCACAGCTTGAACAGGCTGACGATGAACAACGGGGTGCAGCAGACGATGGTGTTGAGCCCCAGCAGCAGCGAGGCGATCACCCCACGCAGTGGCGCGGGCAGAAATCCGAGCATGTTCAGCTATCCAGTGAGCGGTTGGCCTGAATCGCGGTCAGGGCAATGGTGTAGACGATATCGTCGACCTGGGCGCCGCGCGGCAGGTCGTTGACCGGTTTGCGCAGGCCTTGCAGCATCGGCCCCAGGCTGACGCAGTCGGCGCTGCGTTGCACGGCCTTGTGGGTG
It encodes:
- a CDS encoding aldehyde dehydrogenase family protein; translated protein: MSAPATLLPAVDAFLQRVPSMLIGADWVPASDGATLTLRNPANGEPLCQVPAATPADVDRAVQAARLAFDDSAWSRTRPRERQNLLWRLADLLERDGEILAQLECLNNGKSAVVARAMDVQLAIDFLRYMAGWATKIEGSTVEVSMPLMPQDQFHSFVRREAVGVVGAIVAWNFPLLLACWKLGPALATGCTVVLKPADETPLSALKLAELVLEAGYPTGVFNVVTGTGLVAGDALTRNPQVDKLTFTGSTAVGQTIGKIAMDSMTRVTLELGGKSPTIVMADADLATAAAGAASAIFFNQGQVCCAGSRLYVQRKHFDNVVADIAGIANAMKLGNGLDPSVEMGPLISARQQKRVYDYIEQGRNSGATIACGGEQFGPGYFVKPTVIVDVDQRHPLVQEEIFGPVLVAIPFDDEADALRMANDSPYGLGASIWSNNLAAVHRMIPRIRSGSVWVNCHSALDPALPFGGYKMSGVGREMGAAAIEHYTELKSVLIKL
- the peaB gene encoding quinohemoprotein amine dehydrogenase maturation protein, producing MGVILNLVERNLHEVQVDAARMLFHIPSSSLFASDDLTGEIIDALRREGCSSEDLVQRLGARFDGSQVNETLRELIALELVSDGSPLSPEVALKRVERTALNTVVLNVNTGCNLSCTYCYKEDLDKPSAGKRMEAETAVASVEMLLKESPDESVYTVVFFGGEPLSNRKLIEYMVDYCEQRFGELGKRVEFVMTTNATLLTEEIVDYLNAHRFGLSVSIDGPKTVHDRNRITVGGQGTYDVVRRKADMLLSRYDSRPVGARVTLTRGVTDVETIWDHLFNEMGFAEVGFAPVTSGDISTYNLSAEELIEVFANMKVLGRRYLEAALEHRNIGFSNLHQLITDIHEGHKKALPCGAGLKMLAVDHKGELNLCHRFTGSQLPTFGNVHSGVKQVELNDFLSQRLDRTNTGCDSCRIRNLCSGGCYHESYARYGDPAHPTYHYCELMRDWVDFGIEVYSRIMAVNPAFISRYITPRKVH
- the qhpG gene encoding flavin-dependent monooxygenase QhpG, which encodes MSRVVILGAGPAGAAVALGLRKLGHEVCVVSEWRRFAALEGVSQRVLEGLRAAGLEKALRCTSEPSLRQVSWNGESAARNHEFLLDRPTFDQGLRDDLHAAGVALIEARVLAVHRDAERSWVALEGAPELTADFIVEARGRQAPLRDGATPGKAWRGPETLSLLNRWQGPPGPAGSAVESLADGWVWMARQADGRCYWQMTLDVASSVLPDKTGLIDYCRGRRQQSELARRFFASDQEHDLQLHARSSTAILSRHSCGDGWIRVGDAAMAVDPLSGNGIFQSLSSALQAPAVINTVLGLPERTALAQQFHQQRVEQLFWRFARIGRDFYAQEQRWTEQPFWQARSTWPDAQPLHPAPDFAALQVQWAPVLRDGLVDRAQVVTSPDQPLGIWHLQGIELAPLVSRLRHEPAQQVLADLAPEQALHVRRWLLSQGYRP
- the peaA gene encoding quinohemoprotein amine dehydrogenase subunit alpha, whose product is MNKRLRFASAGGLLALVAGLALQPQLSQAREAQAILKETCQGCHLPEGDNALSRISHQRKTPEGWLMSIARMQTMHQLQISDEDRRTLVKYLADTQGLAPSETEGVRYALERRLNTVEQFDDQTKQMCGRCHSGARVALQRRPAQEWERLVNFHLGQWPSLEYQALSRDRDWFDLARKEMVPLLASRYPLDNPAWRKWQKSMPKAQALAGDWSFTGHLPGKGELAGVMGVKAQPNDQFAVSIDGQYADGTPFKGQGSAVLYSGYEWRASVTVDGVTMRQVFAVKNGEMKGRMFDKAHDERGLDFVAARQDQPRLLAVQPGYLKAGSEAQISLIGSGLAGTPDFGPGVEVLQVLEQTPQRIKVRVKAAGNATAGVQPVSVGKLNGGELAVYRDIAEVKVVPAFSVARIGDGGGSTPKVQGRFDAEAWGKGADGKPYRIGLFPATWSVEPFDERAREDEDVKFAGTMQADSGVFTPGDAGPNPARKMSTNNAGNLKVIAAVNDDGKAHTGEGQMIVTVQRWNNPPIP
- the qhpC gene encoding quinohemoprotein amine dehydrogenase subunit gamma; protein product: MKHLKPINNKALKLEQAADENRIEEVLAMNSVAGCASTTDPGWEIDAFGGVSSLCQPMEADLYGCSDPCWWPAQVPDMMSTYPDWNKDAQASNDNWRNLGTVFPDDK